The DNA segment CGCCAGGGCGGGGTTGTAGATGCGGTCGAAAGGCGCCGGCGGGGTGTAGGGGGCATGAGGGTCGATGGCGAGCACGAAAAGAAACCACGGCTCCCTGCCGGAAAGGTCGTCGAGGTCGGCCATGGTCCGGGAAACGACGGCCGCCGCGTCGGAGACGAGGTCCTGGGAAGCCGCCGGGCGCGTTCCGTGACGCGCCGCGTAGAGTCCCACGTAGCTGTCGAAGCCGCGGGCGAAACCGAAGACGCGATCCACGTTGGGGTTGGCCACCAGGGCCGCGGTATGGTAGCCGCGAGCCTTGAGTCGTTCCGCCAGGCGCGGCAGGCCGGCGACCGTCCCGTCCAGATAATCCGAGTGACCGAAGATGCCGTGGACGTCCGCGGAAACTCCGGTCATCAGCGACGCAATCGCCGGGCGCGTCGCGGGCACGGTGGTGCAGGCCTGCCTAAAGACAGTCGACTCGGCCGCGAACGCGTCGATGTGTGGGGTGCGGATCTTCTCGTTGCCGTAGCAGCCCAGTGCGTCAGCCCGCAGGGTGTCGACCATGAAGACCAGGATGTTGGGTGGAGCCGACTGGCTTTGCGGGCGGACCCGAGCTGCCGCCCCGGGCTCCTTGGCCGGAACCTGCGCGAAACACGATCCCGGTGACAGGAGGATGGCAGCGGCAACCCAGAACGGGAAAAAACTCGTCCTCGGCATGGCGCCTCACGATCGGCTCTGCTCTGCGGGAGACCTCCCGAACGAAACCCCGAGAGCCTGGCTTCAATCTACCACACGCCGGTCGCTCAGCGACCCTGCCCCGAGGCCTGGAGCCGGGCCAGATGCTTCATCATGCGGAAGCGCATCAGGTCGGGATCGGCCTCGGCGGTCTGGTTGACCTCGCTTTCGATCTCCCGAAGGCGGCTCCGAGCACGCTCGACATCGATCTCGTCGGCCTTCTCGCAGGTTTCCGCGAGAACCACCACGCGGCCGGGCTGAACTTCCACGTAGCCCGAAGAGATGGCCATCACCTCTTCCTGGCCGGCGCTGCGACTGACGGCGACACCGGGGGAGAGCCCCGCCAGGAGCGGGGCATGACCGGGACGCACACCGAAGGAACCCGCCGCACCGGGCAGGATCACCTCGTCCACGTCCTTGTCGATCACCCGCCTTTGGGGAGTGACGATCTCAAGGTGGATCTTCTCGGGAAGCATCTCTGGCCTCTCCCGGCGGCGGTCAGGCCGCAGCGCCTTCCTGCTTGAGTTTCTCGGCCTTCTCCTGGGCCTCTTCGATGGTGCCCACGTAGAGGAAGGCCTGCTCGGGCAGCTCGTCGTGCTTGCCGTCGACGATTTCGCGGAAACCCCGGATCGTGTCGGCCAGTTCGACGTAACGTCCCTGCATGCCCGTGAACTGCTCGGCGACGAAGAAAGGTTGACTCATGAAACGCTGGAGTTTGCGTGCGCGGGAGACCGACAGCCGGTCCTCCTCGCTCAGCTCTTCCATGCCCAGGATCGCGATGATGTCCTGCAATTCCTTGTAGCGCTGCAGCACCTGCTGCACGTCACGCGCCGTCTGGTAGTGGTCTTCTCCGAGAATACGCGGATCCAGAATGCGGCTGGTGGAGGTCAGGGGATCGACGGCGGGGTAGATACCCAACTCGGCGATCTGTCGGCTCAGGGCCGTGGAGGCGTCGAGGTGGGCGAAGGTCGTCGCCGGAGCCGGGTCGGTGTAGTCGTCCGCGGGAACGTAGATCGCCTGGACGGAGGTGATCGAGCCCTTGCGGGTCGATGTGATGCGCTCCTGCAGCTCACCCATCTCGCTGGCCAGGGTCGGCTGATATCCCACCGCCGAGGGCATCCGGCCGAGCAACGCCGAAACCTCCGAACCAGCCTGGGTGAAACGGAAAATGTTGTCGATGAAGAGCAGCACGTCCTGCCCCTCGGTGTCGCGGAAATACTCGGCCACCGTCAGCCCCGTCAGGCCCACCCGCAGACGGGCGCCGGGAGGCTCGGTCATCTGGCCGTAGATCAGGGCGGCCTTGGAGGCATCCGGATCGCCGGCCTTGATCACGCCGCCTTCCTGCATCTCGAGCCACAGGTCATTGCCCTCACGGGTCCGCTCACCGACCCCGGTGAACACGGAGTATCCACCGTGCTTCATCGCCACGTTGTGGATCAGCTCCATGATCAGCACCGTCTTGCCCACACCGGCACCACCGAACAGGCCGGTCTTGCCGCCTTTCATGTAGGGCTCGAGCAGATCGATGACCTTGATCCCGGTCTCGAACATCTCGATCTCTGTGGCCTGTTCTTCGAAGCTGGGCGGCTCCCGGTGGATCGGCCACAGCTCGGCAGCCTCCACCGGTCCCATTTCGTCGACGGGCTTGCCCAGCACGTTGAGCACACGACCGAGGGTCTGCTTGCCCACGGGCACGGAAATCGGAGCGCCGGTGTTGGTCACCTCGAGGCCCCGGGTCATACCGTCGGTGGGCTCGAGAGCCACGGTGCGGACCCGCCCCTCGCCCAGATGCTGCTGCACCTCGAGGGTCACGTCCAGGGGCACGCCGGTCTCACCGCCGTCGTCCTTGACGTGCAGCGCCGTGTAGATCTCGGGCAGCTGCCCCTCGGGGAACTGCACGTCCACCACGGGACCGATCACCTGAATAATCTTGCCTGCACTCGCCATCTCGATGTCCTCTTGCCTGCGCCGGCGCCGTGGGAACCGGCTGTCCCCGCTCCGACCGGTCAGAGCGCCTCCGCGCCGCTGACCACCTCGATCAGTTCCGTGGTGATGGCCGCCTGGCGGGCCCGGTTCATCTGCAGCGTGAGGCTGGAAATCATTTCCTCCGCGCTGCGGGTGGCGTTGTCCATCGCCGCCATCCGGGCCCCATGCTCGGCAGCCACCGACTCGAGCATCGCCTGATAGAGCTGGAAGCTGACGAAACGGGGGACCAACCCCCGCATCAATTCCGCGGCCTCCGGCTCGTAAAGGTACTCCGCCGCCCCCTCGTCTCCCCCCCCGTCAGCGACGAGGCTCTGCAGGGGAATGATGGGAGCGACGGTCACGACCTGGGAGATCGTGGTACGAAAACGGTTGTAGACCAGGAAGACGCCGTCGGTCTCCCCGGCCAGGAAACGGTCGGTCAGGCTACCCGCCAGATCCGCCGCAAAGGTGTACTCGATCTTGCGGAAGACATCGGCAAAGGTCTCCCGCACAGGAATCTGGGGGCGGCGCCGGTAATACTCGCCGGCTTTCTTGCCGATCAAGGTCATCACGACACGGCGTCCAGCGCCTTCGTGTTCCCGTCGTGCAGCCTCGGCGGCCTTGATCACGTTGGCGTTGAAGGCGCCGCACAGCCCCTTGTCCCCCGCGATCAGCACCAGGTCGACGGCCTTCAGCTCGCGCCCGCTGAGCAGCGGGTGCAGTTCGGGGGAGACCCGGCGCGCCACGTCCCCGATCACGCGCTCGAGAGCCGCGGCGTAGGGCCGCGAACTCATCATCTGCTCCTGGGCCCGCCGCAGCTTGGCGGCCGAGACCATCTTCATCGCCCCGGTGAGCTGGGCGGTGTTCTTGACGGAGCGGATCCGGCGTTTGAGATCCCGTGCGTTGTTGGCCACCGCTTCAGGCCTCCGGCATCGTTGCCTTGAATTTCTCCCGGAAGGCATCCAGGACGCTCTTGATCTTCTCCTGGATCTCGTCGCTGAGCTTGCCCTCGGTGCGAATCTGCTCGAGCAGATCGCCGTGACTGGCGCTCAACTCGTCGTTCAGGCGCCGCTCGAACTCGCCGACCTGGGAAACCGGAATTCCATCGAGATAACCATGGGTTCCGGCGTAGATCGTCACGACCTGCTTTTCCACCGACAGCGGCGCGTACTGGGGCTGCTTGAGCAACTCCTGCAGGCGCTGGCCGCGGGCGAGTTGGGCCTGGGTCGCCTTGTCCAGGTCGGAGCCGAACTGGGCGAAGGCCGCCAGCTCACGGTACTGGGCCAGCTCCAGACGCAGAGTCCCGGCCACCTTCTTCATCGCCGGAATCTGGGCCGATCCTCCCACTCGCGAAACCGACAGCCCCGCGTTGATCGCCGGGCGGATACCGCTGTGGAAGAGGTCGGCCTCGAGGAAGATCTGACCGTCGGTGATGGAAATCACATTGGTCGGGATGTAGGCCGAAATATCACCGGCCTGGGTCTCGATCACCGGCAGCGAGGTCAGCGATCCTCCGGTACCCGGCACGACCCGGATCTCGTAATCCCCACCCAGTTCGCCGAGCCGGTGCTCGGCGGCTTCCTTGCCCGGCACGCCGTGATAGACCTCGCCGTCGAAGCTCTCGGTCGCCCCCTCCGGCGCATCCTTCTTGACGATCACGTACGACTCGCGAAGCTTGGCCGCACGCTCGAGCAGGCGGGAGTGGAGGTAGAAGACGTCTCCGGGGAAGGCCTCGCGCCCCGGCGGCCGCCGCAGCAGCAGGGAGATTTCGCGGTAGGCTGCGGCCTGCTTGGAGAGATCGTCGTAAATCGTCAGCACGTGGCGGCCCCGATCGCGGAAGTACTCTCCCATCGCGCAACCGGAGTAGGGCGAGAGGTACTGCATGGCCGCGGGTTCGGAAGCACCGGCCGCCACCACGATGGTGTACTCCATCGCGCCGTACTCTTCGAGGGTCTTGACCACGTTGGCGATGGTGGATTGCTTCTGACCGATCGCCACGTAGATGCAGATCACCCCCGAGTCCTTCTGGTTGATGATCGTGTCGATGGCCACGGCGGTCTTGCCGGTCTGGCGGTCACCGATGATCAGCTCCCGCTGACCGCGGCCGATGGGGATCATCGCGTCGATCGCCTTGATCCCCGTCTGCAGCGGCTCGTTGACCGGCTGGCGATAGATCACGCCCGGAGCCAGGCGCTCGACGGGGCTGGTCTCGTCGGTGTCCAGCGGCCCCCGGCCGTCGACCGGTCGACCGAGGGGATCGACCACGCGACCGAGCAGGGCTTCACCGACGGGCACCGACATGATGCGGCGGGTCCGCCGCACCTGATCGCCTTCCTTGATCCTGCTCACCTCGCCGAAGAGCACGGCGCCGACACTGTCCTCTTCGAGATTCAAGGCGATGCCGTAGACGTCGTGCGGCAGGGAGAGCATCTCCAGGTAGGCGGCCTTCTCCAGGCCATAGATGCGGGCGATGCCGTCACCGACCTGGGTTACCGTCCCCACCTCGGCAACGTCGATCGTCTCCTCGTAACCCTCGATCTGCCTGCGGAGGATCTCGCTGATCTCGCCGATCTTGAATTCCATCGATTCGCTCCTGGCCGCCTGCACCGGCGGCCTGTAGCCGGCTCGGCCTTCAGCCGGCCGCTTGACTCGTGCCGGTCAACCGCGAACGCAGCGCCGTCAGGCGAGTCCGCAGGCTGCCGTCGAAAACCGTGGCTCCGACCCGGGCGACGATCCCGCCGAGCAGGGCGGGGTCGACCCGCTCGGTGATCCGGATCTTGCCTCCCGCCACCTTGCCCAGGGCACCCGCGAGACGGCTGCGAAGCTCGTCCGGCAGGGGCGCCGCGGAAGAAATCTCCACCTCGTGGACGCCCTCCCGGCGGTCGCCCACCCCATCGACCGCGTCGGCCATGTCCACCAGCAGCACCAGCCGCTCGTTCCTGGCCACAACGTCCAGAAAACGGAGGGTTTCCGGCCGCCCCCCCAGGCGCTCGGCAAGGGTCCGGGCCACCCGCGCCTTGGCCTCTGTGGGAATCACCGGGTTTGCGAAAGCGTGGCGAAGTTCTTCGCTGTCACGCACCAGATCGGCCATGGCCCGAACCTGGCGACGCACCTCGGCGAAGACAGCGTCGTCCGCCACCGCGTCGGACAGGGCCTGGGCATAGCGCTTGGCTACGAGACCGGCGTCCTGCATCTGCGTTCCGCCTCCCGGCCCTGGCGATGGTCCAGCCGCCGGAGCCTGTGCACCCCGGCCCACATCGCCGAGGCTCCCAAATCATGAGGGGTACCCGAGGAACCCTGCCCACCGGCAGTGGGCACACTCGCCACTCCTGCGCCGAGGACGGCGCAAGAGGGGCGGATGGTAACAATGGCCCCCCGGAGCGTCAACCCAAACCAAGAAATGTCGGCAGGTTAACTCTCCATGATCGAATCGGCGGGACTCCGGCGCCGCTCTCCGGCGGCTGCGCGGGGCCGGTAGCCGTGAAACACGAGGAGCAGGCAGAACCCTGCGCCCGACAGGCCGTGTATCCAGGAAAGAACCGGGCGCAGGGCGTCGTCGGTGACGACCTGGCGCAAGTAGGCCGATCCCGCCATCACGACCACCAGGCCCAGCAGCCACCAGCCTCCGCGACGCGGGCCGGAGCGCCGGGAGGCGGGGCGATGCGCTCCCCAGGCCCAGCCCAGGGCGAAAAGCAGCGCCGGTGCGGCCAGAACGTGCAGATCCAGCATCCACGGCTGCCAGGGATGCCCGAACGCCGTGAAGGGATCCGGCGGTTCGAGCAGGTAGCGCATCCAGGCGTAGACCAGGCCCGTGACCAGGGCCACCAGGGTTAGGCCGACCAGGGCTGGCCAGGGCCGGCTCACGGCCGCTCCCCAAGCTGAAGCGCGGGCGGCAGGATCTGGTGAACCGCCAGGACGCGGCGTACGGCGTCCGTGGCGGCGTGGGACGAGAGGGTCGCGCCCGCCAGGACCCGGATGCCCCGTCGCACCTGCAATTCTCCATCCAGACCCCGGCCCTCGAACTGACCGTACCAGGTCGCCCTCGGTCGATACTCCGGCGGCTCCTTGAAGGCGAGCACTTCCACCCGTCGCACCTTCCCGCCGTCATCCACGACGATCAGCAGGGTCTCGGCCAGCGAGCGAACCAGGTGGGTGTCGACGTAGGCCACGGCCAGCAGCCGCCCGGCCCCGGAATACAGCCGGTAACGAGTCACCAGCCGGGTCGGCAGGGGCGAACCCGCCACCCGTTGGACCCGCCGTGCCTGCTGCCCGGACAACACCAGGGTGTCCTTCTGCCGGACCACGGCCTGCGGCACAGCGCGGTCGAGAGCGGCGTCGACAGGAGCCCCCTCCCCCGCCCGCGCCCCGGGGGGAGGTGCCAGCAGGGCCAGCAGAAGGCTAGAAAGAGAAGCCCAACGCCACATGGATCTGATCCACCGCGTCGGCGGTGTCGTTGCTGGAGTCCTGGTAGTCGAGCTTGAGGGCCACCGAAGGGTGGGGCTTGTAGACCACGCCCCAGGTCCAACTGCTTCTATCCGCTCCGGTGGGGGCGGGCGGGGGACTGCCGCCGACCCGTTCGAGCGTGTCGAAGCTCTCGTACTTGGCAAAGACGATCATTTGGGAACGTCTCGCGCCGGAGGCGGCGAGCAGGTCCCAGCCGGCCTGCAGGTAGTAGCCGCCCATGCGGGCCCCCACCGGCTCCCCCACCAGGAGGGAAATCCGCTCCGCATCCTCCATCTCGACCCGCGCCCAGACCCCCCTCAGCTCCAGCCCGCGCCAGGTGTAGAGGGCGTGGAAATCCACGGTGGTCACTCTTCCGTCGAAAGTCTGGCCGGCCACCTGCCGCCCCTGGGCCGTATCGCCGGAGAAGAACGAGACGCCGGCGAGCAGGCCGGCCTTCCCGCGGTAGTCCAGCCGGCCGGTCAGGGCCCAGTCCTCCGCCCGGGCTTTCGAGCCCTTCTGCCGGCCTCCGCGAATCCCGCTCATGGAGGAGAAACCCGCCGCGTCGAGGCTGCTGACCAGGTAGACCCGGTATTCCCAGGCCCCCAGGTCACCCCAGACCCCCACCCCGGTCTCCGACCAGGTTGTGGGCAGGATGACGGTCTCGAGATCCGGCCGGCGGGCCGACAAGAAGACGGGAGGCTCGTGCAGCTCGTTGGTCAAGCCCACGGGCACGAGCATCATGCCGGCTCGAACGCCGAACCGTGGCGCGAGGAGGAAATCGAGATAGGCGAATTCCACCGACGCGCTCCCCGACTTGGCGGTGCTGGCGTGCTCCCACTCCAGCTCGGCGTTGAAGAGGATGCGGTCGCTGAATTTGTAACCGGTGTAGAGCACCAGGCGCAGGAAGTCCGTGGTGTCCGTGCGCCCGGCGGGCCCGCCCGCGTCGGTACGGGCGGCGTAGTTCTGGTAGAGCCACTCCCCGTATCCCCCCAGGGCGAATCCCGTGTCGGTGCGGTAGATCCGTTCCGCGGAAGGCGCCAGGCCCGTATCGGGATGCTCCAGGTTTTGTTCTCGGCCGCCGGCCCCGTGGCGCAGGTCGGCCAATACTTCGGCCAGCACCTCCACCATGGCCTCCAGTTCTTCGATGCGGTCTTCGCGCCGATCTTCATCGGGTTCGGCGGCGGCCCGGCTCGCCGGAGGAACCAGGGCCATCGTCAGCGCCAGGACCAGGGGAATGGCGCGGGTGGGACGGACAACCCTGCCGATTCCCGAGGTCTTCGGATTTCGCGTCATTGCCGGAAACTCCTCGATGCCGCCTGCCCGGCGGCGGGGTTGGGGGTGAGCCACAGGACCCGTGTGCCGGGCGGAAGAAAGCCCGGTGCTCTTGGATCCCGATAACCGAACAGGGCTGTGGACAGCGCGTCGGCATCGGTGGCGGAGGGGGTGATCACGCTCACCGCGCCGGTGGCGGGAAGCGGTCGGCCGCTGAGCGGGTCGATGATCTCGGCGTGACGGGCCGATCCCACGGTCAGGTAGCGTTCGGACGCGCCCGAGGTGGCGACGCTCCCGCGTTCGACGAACACCGTCGCCATCACCCGGTCGCGCCGGCGAGGATCGGCGAGGGCCACCACCCATCCCCGCTCCCCGGGGGGCGGGCCCGTGGCCAAGACCTGGCCGCCGAAATTGAACAGGGCGCCGTCGAGGCCCCGGGCGGCGAGCACTCTGGCGGCCTCGTCGAGAGCGAATCCCTTGCCGATACCCCCCAGGTCGAATTGCAGGCCGGTGCGCAGGGTACGAAGCCGTCCCCGTCCGGGGTCCACGGTGTAATGCCGCCACCCCGTCCGGGCGGCGGCGGCCGCCAATTCACCGGCGGTCGGCTCACGACCTCCCTCCCCCAGGCCCCAAGCCCGGGAGAGGACGCCAACCGTGGGGTCGAAGCGGCCGCCACTGCGCTCGGCCCATCGGCGTGCGACTGCAAGAGCCCGTGCCAGGTCGGAAGAGACGGGGTAAACCGCGGCCCGCGAGGCCCCGGCGAGACGGGCGTTGAGGGCCGCGAGTTCCCCGTCGGCCGACCAGGTGGTCAGCACTCTTTCCAGCTGGGCGATGCGGTCGAGCGCCCGATCGAGAGCCGGAGCCACCTTCCCCGGAGGTCCCCAGGCGCGCACCTCACAATACGTGCCCATCAGGTAACGGGCTCTGACCGTCCAGGATGAAGCGGGGGGGCTCCCCGCAGACGGAGAAGGTACGGCGCAAAATACTAAGGCAACGCAGGTTATAACTATAATGCGAACTATTCGCATTGCAGGCCCCAAAAAAAGGAACGCAGCTTCCGCGCTCGCCCATGTCGCCTTACTTGCGATCGATTCTCAACACAGCAGACGGTACCCCCCCCGCTCGCCCCTGTCAAACGCCGTCCCGGCCAGCCCCCCACGACACCCGGCTCCCTCTGCAGTAGTCTGCACCGCGAATGAACACCACCGCGCGACAGCTCGAATCCCTCGAGAGGAAACTGGCCGCCTTCGATCGACGTGGGCTCTTCTTCGTGCTGGGCACGATGAAGTCGGGCACCACCTGGCTGCAGTTGCTGCTCGACGCCCATCCCGCCATCTGCTGCCGGGGCGAGGGGCACTTCACCAGCTACCTCGCGCCACGCCTCCAGCAGGCTCTCGGTGAATACAACCAGATCATCGCCGGCAAGAACCAGGACATCTTCACCGACCTGCCCGACTTCCCTCTGCTGAAAAAGGAACACCTGCTGCACCTGTTGCGCACCACCGTGGCCCTGCTGCTGGCTGAACTGCCCGCCGACGAAGAGGTGACGCTCGTGGGCGAGAAGTGCCCCAACAACATTCGTGGGCTCGACATTCTCGCCGCGCTCTTTCCCCGCGCCCGCTTCGTCCACGTAGTGCGCGACCTGCGGGACGTGGCAGTTTCGGCCTGGTTCCACAACCAACGCGTCAGCCCCCAGTGGACCCGGGAGAACTTCGAAGACCTCGACCAGTACGCCCTGGCCAACCTGCCCGAGTGGACGGCGGAACTTCGCCTGGCCCGGCGCTTTGCCGCCACCCACCCCGAAAAGGTCGTCACCGTGCGTTACGAGGACCTGCTCGCGGAACCGGCGCGGAACCTGGCCCGGACGCTCGACTTCCTCGGCGTCGACAGCGACGGCCGGATCATCGACCGCTGCCTGAAGGCGGCGTCCTTCGAGACCCTGACCGGCGGCCGGCGACCGGGGGAGGAGGACCGGCGCTCTCACTTCCGCAAGGGCCTGGCCGGCGAGGGGCGGCAAGCTCTCCAGCCGGAAACCCTCGAGCAATTCGAGGTGGCCGCCGGCCCGGAGCTACGCGCTTTCGGCTACGAACCGGACCGCTAGTCGCCGGTCTCGTCCTGTTCGACGAACGCGCGGCCCTCGGCAAACTCCCGCGTGCTCCAGGGAGGAGCTTCTCCGCCGAGGTAGTCGTGGAACCATTCCAGGTGGGCGGTGTAGTACAGGGCCATCTCGTACCATCCCGGCCAGTGACCGGATTGGGGGAAGACCACGAGCCGCGCGGGCACTCCCTGGCGGCGCAAGGTGGTGAAAAGCTGCACGGACTGGGTGTAGGGAATGCGGAAGTCCTTCTCGCCGGTGATGATCAGGGTCGGAGTGGCGAACCGCCCCATCTCCCTGGCGAAGGCCGCCGGGTTCCAGCGCCGGTAGTCCCCCGAGTTCCAGGGGACGCCCTTGAGATCCCACTCGGGGAACCAAAGCTCCTCCGTTCCACCATAGAACGACGCCAGGTCATAGATGCCCATCATCGAAGCGACGGCTTCGAAGCGATCGGTGTGCCCCAGCAGCCAGTTCATCATGTAGCCGCCGAAGGACCATCCCATCGCCCCGACCCGCTCCCCGTCGATCCAGGGCAGGCGCTCGAGATGATCGACCACGGCCATCAGATCGTGGTAGACCCGCCCTCCCCAATCTCCGGAGATCGCCGCGGTGAACTCCTGTCCATAGCCCAGGGAGCCGGTGGGATTGGCGAAAGCCACCACGTAGCCCGCTCCCGGGTAGACCTGCCAGTCGCCGCGGAACGCATCGGACCACTGGTACTGGGGCCCACCGTGCACGTTGAAGATCAACGGGTATTTCCTGGCGGGATCGAAACCGTGGGGCTTGATCACGAAGACCTCGATCCGCCGCCCCTCCGGCCCCTCGACCCAGATCCGCTCGGCGGGGCGGATGTCCACCTCCTGCTCGAGGTCCTGGTTGTGGTGGGTCAACCGCCGGGGCGGTGCCGCCGCGTCGAGCGCGAGCACCCAGATCTCCGGGGGGGCCGCCACCGCCCGCCGCACGACCACCGCCCGGCGGCCGTCGGGCGTGAGCTGCAACTCGTCGATGTGGGCGAAATCCGCCACGAGGCGTGGCGCGCCCGACTCCAGGTCGACGACGTAGAGCGGCGTCCGCCCACCCACGGCGGCGGTGAAAACCAGCCCGCTGCTGTCGGGTTTCCAGGCCATCGCCTGGATCTGGAAGTCGAACCCCCCGGCCAGGACGCGACGCTCACCGCTTTGGCGATCGAGCAGGATCAGGCGCGGCAGGTCCGACTCGTAGCCGGGGATCCGGTGCCGGAGGTAGGCCAGCCAGCGCCCATCCGGAGAGTAATGGGGATGTCCATCGAAAGCCGGGTTGTCGGCACTCAGGTTCCGCGCCCCGTCGGCCGGAGAGGCACGCGCCGCCAGGGGCGCTTCCCAGATGTCCGAGTTGGTGGACCAAGCCAACTCCTCGTAGGGGTCGGGGTTACGAGTGTAGACCAGCTGTGCGCCGTCGGGAGACAAGTCGAAGGCGGGCCCGCCGAAGAAGGTGGGAGCTTCCTTCTCACCCGGCGTCAGATCCCTCACGTCGCCCGAGTTCACGTCCACCGCGAGCAGGTGGGTGAC comes from the Acidobacteriota bacterium genome and includes:
- a CDS encoding F0F1 ATP synthase subunit epsilon — encoded protein: MLPEKIHLEIVTPQRRVIDKDVDEVILPGAAGSFGVRPGHAPLLAGLSPGVAVSRSAGQEEVMAISSGYVEVQPGRVVVLAETCEKADEIDVERARSRLREIESEVNQTAEADPDLMRFRMMKHLARLQASGQGR
- the atpD gene encoding F0F1 ATP synthase subunit beta, with protein sequence MASAGKIIQVIGPVVDVQFPEGQLPEIYTALHVKDDGGETGVPLDVTLEVQQHLGEGRVRTVALEPTDGMTRGLEVTNTGAPISVPVGKQTLGRVLNVLGKPVDEMGPVEAAELWPIHREPPSFEEQATEIEMFETGIKVIDLLEPYMKGGKTGLFGGAGVGKTVLIMELIHNVAMKHGGYSVFTGVGERTREGNDLWLEMQEGGVIKAGDPDASKAALIYGQMTEPPGARLRVGLTGLTVAEYFRDTEGQDVLLFIDNIFRFTQAGSEVSALLGRMPSAVGYQPTLASEMGELQERITSTRKGSITSVQAIYVPADDYTDPAPATTFAHLDASTALSRQIAELGIYPAVDPLTSTSRILDPRILGEDHYQTARDVQQVLQRYKELQDIIAILGMEELSEEDRLSVSRARKLQRFMSQPFFVAEQFTGMQGRYVELADTIRGFREIVDGKHDELPEQAFLYVGTIEEAQEKAEKLKQEGAAA
- the atpG gene encoding ATP synthase F1 subunit gamma, with translation MANNARDLKRRIRSVKNTAQLTGAMKMVSAAKLRRAQEQMMSSRPYAAALERVIGDVARRVSPELHPLLSGRELKAVDLVLIAGDKGLCGAFNANVIKAAEAARREHEGAGRRVVMTLIGKKAGEYYRRRPQIPVRETFADVFRKIEYTFAADLAGSLTDRFLAGETDGVFLVYNRFRTTISQVVTVAPIIPLQSLVADGGGDEGAAEYLYEPEAAELMRGLVPRFVSFQLYQAMLESVAAEHGARMAAMDNATRSAEEMISSLTLQMNRARQAAITTELIEVVSGAEAL
- the atpA gene encoding F0F1 ATP synthase subunit alpha; amino-acid sequence: MEFKIGEISEILRRQIEGYEETIDVAEVGTVTQVGDGIARIYGLEKAAYLEMLSLPHDVYGIALNLEEDSVGAVLFGEVSRIKEGDQVRRTRRIMSVPVGEALLGRVVDPLGRPVDGRGPLDTDETSPVERLAPGVIYRQPVNEPLQTGIKAIDAMIPIGRGQRELIIGDRQTGKTAVAIDTIINQKDSGVICIYVAIGQKQSTIANVVKTLEEYGAMEYTIVVAAGASEPAAMQYLSPYSGCAMGEYFRDRGRHVLTIYDDLSKQAAAYREISLLLRRPPGREAFPGDVFYLHSRLLERAAKLRESYVIVKKDAPEGATESFDGEVYHGVPGKEAAEHRLGELGGDYEIRVVPGTGGSLTSLPVIETQAGDISAYIPTNVISITDGQIFLEADLFHSGIRPAINAGLSVSRVGGSAQIPAMKKVAGTLRLELAQYRELAAFAQFGSDLDKATQAQLARGQRLQELLKQPQYAPLSVEKQVVTIYAGTHGYLDGIPVSQVGEFERRLNDELSASHGDLLEQIRTEGKLSDEIQEKIKSVLDAFREKFKATMPEA
- the atpH gene encoding ATP synthase F1 subunit delta, encoding MQDAGLVAKRYAQALSDAVADDAVFAEVRRQVRAMADLVRDSEELRHAFANPVIPTEAKARVARTLAERLGGRPETLRFLDVVARNERLVLLVDMADAVDGVGDRREGVHEVEISSAAPLPDELRSRLAGALGKVAGGKIRITERVDPALLGGIVARVGATVFDGSLRTRLTALRSRLTGTSQAAG
- a CDS encoding FMN-binding protein, which produces MWRWASLSSLLLALLAPPPGARAGEGAPVDAALDRAVPQAVVRQKDTLVLSGQQARRVQRVAGSPLPTRLVTRYRLYSGAGRLLAVAYVDTHLVRSLAETLLIVVDDGGKVRRVEVLAFKEPPEYRPRATWYGQFEGRGLDGELQVRRGIRVLAGATLSSHAATDAVRRVLAVHQILPPALQLGERP
- a CDS encoding FAD:protein FMN transferase, which gives rise to MGTYCEVRAWGPPGKVAPALDRALDRIAQLERVLTTWSADGELAALNARLAGASRAAVYPVSSDLARALAVARRWAERSGGRFDPTVGVLSRAWGLGEGGREPTAGELAAAAARTGWRHYTVDPGRGRLRTLRTGLQFDLGGIGKGFALDEAARVLAARGLDGALFNFGGQVLATGPPPGERGWVVALADPRRRDRVMATVFVERGSVATSGASERYLTVGSARHAEIIDPLSGRPLPATGAVSVITPSATDADALSTALFGYRDPRAPGFLPPGTRVLWLTPNPAAGQAASRSFRQ
- a CDS encoding sulfotransferase — its product is MNTTARQLESLERKLAAFDRRGLFFVLGTMKSGTTWLQLLLDAHPAICCRGEGHFTSYLAPRLQQALGEYNQIIAGKNQDIFTDLPDFPLLKKEHLLHLLRTTVALLLAELPADEEVTLVGEKCPNNIRGLDILAALFPRARFVHVVRDLRDVAVSAWFHNQRVSPQWTRENFEDLDQYALANLPEWTAELRLARRFAATHPEKVVTVRYEDLLAEPARNLARTLDFLGVDSDGRIIDRCLKAASFETLTGGRRPGEEDRRSHFRKGLAGEGRQALQPETLEQFEVAAGPELRAFGYEPDR
- a CDS encoding S9 family peptidase encodes the protein MRWFVVPLALMVLPVAPAADADRGQDKRAWTIEDLYRVEYPGQIQVSPDGRTVLYRLVRRDLRAGKSNADIYRIPLDGGAPRRLTTTDEVSESFPVWSPDGKTIAFVADRGGGEQVWLLPADGGEARALTDLSTGAAHLRWSPDGKTLVFTSTVDPRCGADDACHRRRDELREAIPLEVHIADDLLFRHWDSWSDGRVTHLLAVDVNSGDVRDLTPGEKEAPTFFGGPAFDLSPDGAQLVYTRNPDPYEELAWSTNSDIWEAPLAARASPADGARNLSADNPAFDGHPHYSPDGRWLAYLRHRIPGYESDLPRLILLDRQSGERRVLAGGFDFQIQAMAWKPDSSGLVFTAAVGGRTPLYVVDLESGAPRLVADFAHIDELQLTPDGRRAVVVRRAVAAPPEIWVLALDAAAPPRRLTHHNQDLEQEVDIRPAERIWVEGPEGRRIEVFVIKPHGFDPARKYPLIFNVHGGPQYQWSDAFRGDWQVYPGAGYVVAFANPTGSLGYGQEFTAAISGDWGGRVYHDLMAVVDHLERLPWIDGERVGAMGWSFGGYMMNWLLGHTDRFEAVASMMGIYDLASFYGGTEELWFPEWDLKGVPWNSGDYRRWNPAAFAREMGRFATPTLIITGEKDFRIPYTQSVQLFTTLRRQGVPARLVVFPQSGHWPGWYEMALYYTAHLEWFHDYLGGEAPPWSTREFAEGRAFVEQDETGD